The genome window GCTGAGATCGTGTAATAAGATTCATAAAGGTGTTCAAAGAAATCTATAGCATCTGTGCAAGTAAATAAAGGTtaataaaaaggattttttttcctggcacCAAAAACATATTGCACAAAAAAAAGGCAGGACAGTAAAGAACATCAAAATTAATGCAAACAACAGTGTAATGTTGAAAAGCAGGAATAAGTGGAAGAGGATGCTGGTTGTgatgataattattattatacttaCAAAGGTTGAGATATAGACTTTTGTAAGTGAATATGGAAAGTGATTGTTAGCAAATGGTAGAGCTTACCCCAGGAAAATGTCATTTAACTTTTACCTTAAGCTCAACAGctttgtaagaaaaatatttgtgtgacTCAGTGGTCAAAAATTATCTTTAGAAGCATtctggggaattctctggtggcccagtggttaggatccaCATTTTAACTGTTGGGGTACCAGGCTAGATCCTTCGTTAAGGAACTAAGGTCCTGGGAGCCACATggcatggcaaaaataaaaaataaaactacacttGATATGATTAAATATGTAGAGATTTGGGGAAAGGAACACAGCAGATATGTTAAGAGGTGTTCCAAAATGGGAGAAAGCATGCAAATAAGTGGCCTTTGGATATTCATGAAAAACTTCAGAGGTTTTTAGTTCTACCTAAGGCTGACACTATTTTTTCTTACCATGGTATAGCCTCCCAGTTTCGCAAAAGGAGCAATGGGAACCAGCAATGGAAGTTCCAGAACAGACTTCATCCTTCTGGGCTTTTCCGATCGGCCCCAATTGGAACACATCATCTCTGTGGTTGCCTTCATCTTCTATATTATTACACTGGTAGGAAACACAACTATCATTCTTGTATCTTACCTAGACACCCAGCTCCATACGCCCATGTATTTCTTCTTATCCAATTTGTCTTTTTTGGACCTCTGTTACACAACTAGCATTATCCCCCAGATGCTGGTAAATCTGTGGGGTCCAAAAAAGTCTATTACATATGGAGGGTGTGTGCTCCAATTCTTCTTTGCCCTTGACTTGGGAGCCACAGAATGCCTTCTCTTGGCTGTGATGGCTTATGACCGCTATGCTGCTGTCTGTCAACCTCTTCACTACACAGTAATAATGCACCCTGAGCTTTGCCAGAAGATGGTGTTGATTGCCTGGTTAGGTGGTCTTGGCAGTGCCTTAATTCTTTGCTCTTTGACTTTGAAGTTGCCAAGATGTGGGCACCGGGAGGTGGATAATTTTTTCTGTGAGATGCCAGCATTGATCAAGATGGCTTGTGTCTATTCAAAAGTAATTGAAGTTGTTGTCTTTGCTCTTGGAGTGGTATTTCTTCTGGTACCTCTGTCACTAATTCTTATCTCATATGGAGTTATCACTCAAGCTGTCATGAGGATCAAGTCAGCAGTAAGGTGGCAAAAGATCCTTAATACATGTGGTTCCCATCTCACAGTAGTATCTCTGTTTTATGGAACAATCATTTATATGTACATGAAGCCACAAACTAGCACCTCACAAGATGAGGGGAAGTTCCTTACTCTCTTTTACACAATTGTCACACCCAGCCTTAACCCTCTGATATACACTTTAAGAAACAAAGATGTAAAGAGTGCAATAAAGAGAATattgtggatttaaaaaaatggcCAGCAAAGTCATGAATTAAATTGAAAAACCAGAGTGTAGAGAGTTAAAGAAATAATATTGACCTTTCCCAACAGAAGAGCAATCAGTACATTTATTCAAAGAGCACTTCTTGGGTGTTTACCATGTACCAAGAATTGTACTAGATACTGACTCTGTAAATAAATAGGAAGTAGGGATAGATGATAAGGAGACAGATAAataaagatacataaataaaatgtaattcataCATTTAAAAGCTTCAATATTAATCAGGGACTACAGATAAATAATATGAAATGTGGTAAGTATAGCAATGTACAAAAGATTGAGGAAATATTATTAATAAGCATCTATTATAGATAAGAttgtactgattttttttcttcccagacaTATCACTTATATTAGAAATAACACTCTTTCATTCACCTGGTTTTGCCAGAGGACACTTTGTGGTGAAGACTAACAGCTCACCAACACCCAGTCCACCTTCTGCCTCAAGTTTTAACAGAGCAGAGGGCTActacactggggcttccctggtggctcagtgggaaagaatccgcctgccaatgcaggagacacaggttggatccctgggtcaggaagatcctgtggaaaaggaaatggcaacccactccagtattcttgcctcagaaatcccatggacagaaagtctggcaggctacagtctatggggtcaaaaagagtcaaacacaacttagcgaataaacaacaACTATAAGTTGACCATTTATACTGAAGTCAATAAAAAAGGCTATTCCTTATTTAACACTATCTGCTTGCACTTTCGCTTTAtaatgtgatttcttttcttgaattatagtggtcagttcagttcagtcactcagtcgtgtccgattctttgcgaccccatggactgctgctcaccagacttccctgcccatcaccaactcgcagtaGTAGATGGTAATTTGGGGGGAAGGTTTTGATGCTCTTGcttgacaaaacaaaaatttagtaATCATGTTTAAtcccatttttactttattttactggTAAATACATTCAAAATCTGGGGATCTCTATGCTGGAGAATAAATTAAACATCTCTACAAGTTGATCATTTCAGAGACTGAAAATCATCTCTGCAAATGAAAGTCCTCCCATCAACAATGCCACTGCTATGTCATTTCAAGTGCAAATGAATCCACCATCTGCCTGAAGTatcaaatatttgggaaaaactGACATTAGGCTATTTCTCACCTGTACTTTCAGTTCTGTTAAACAAAAGCAAACCTTTGTTAGGAAAAACAATTCCTTTCTGAGAGAATAATATTAGCTATTTGACAGTTTTCAGAAACAGCAGATACTTCTTGAAGAAGACACTAATTATTACCACTAGTCTAGAAAAATACAGGTTTTTCTTTGGAGTTGAGGATTCAAgagaatttgtaatttttttaagatacagtAGTATCATCAAAGGAAATAACATCAAAGAATAACATAACTTTAACGCATGTTTATCTAATATTTTAAGTGCACATTCACAGTAGCCACATGAAAATGATGGGTTTTAAGTTCTTGTGCGCCAaccaaaatatcaaaagaaaagttTCCATCCTTGCTGTCCTGCTGGTAAGAAACATTTCATGAACTTAAATATGGcccattgcttttctttattgtcattattttgcAATTTATTCATCAGCCCCCAATTGCAATATTAACAGAACGTTGTCTCCATTTTGCGCGGCCTTTCCCCCCAGAACGATCTCCAAACCTGAAATTCCCAAAATGAGTTTATATCCGTTCGCACACCCGACCAGGAAAGGACTGGTAGCTAAGTTCACTACTGGCATTTCGGCTTACTGCCACAAGGTGGTGCTATGAAAAACGGTCCTTCAAGATATAAACACTGACATTCTAATAAGAGCTAAGGAGGTTTTGccatacaatattgtaaagtaaaataaaaattaaaaagaactaaGGAGGTCACATTGGTTCTTATAAGGAAACTGACTCTCCCCTTTGCTTTTTCATAACAATTCTGTACCAGTGAGCCCGGCCTTCAGTCTCCCTTAGTGGCAGATTTTTGTTTCCAGATTTTCCAGTTTGAAATTCACCCATCTTCATCAGAGGACCTGCAGCCCATTAACTCTGGCCGAATTTGCTTCGGCATGAGGTTCTTGAGGCCCGGATCACTTTGCTCTCTTTTTCGTTCTGGATCCCCATCTTCATAGGGTCGGACAATTTTTCCTTCATCAACCAATCCTCCAATCTATACCCAGctctccagacacacacacacacacacacacacacacacacacacacacacacacacacacacacacacacacacacacacacacacacacacacacacacacacacaaagttttaTAATTAATTACACTCTTTTCCAAGAAGATGGCAAACTCTACCCACATCCTCTCGATATCCCCAGCATCTCTAATTCATAAATTTGCTGCAAGAATGTGGTGCAGAAGGCATTAGGATAAATACTGCAACATCACACAGTGAGAACCAAAGAACAAGACTTATTGGGGAAACACAGGAAACCAAGAGTCAGGAACAAGAGGCAAAGTACTTCCACCCTCTCATAATCTCAGGGAGAGGTGAGTCAGCACCAGGGTCAAGCTGTTCTAGTCCTGACACAACTCCTCTACCTTCTCAAAAGGTAAACTTGAATTCTACTTCTTAGTGAGACATCAAGACTACTTGGCTGCCAGGCAGTCTGGGTTTAGATGCCAACTGTTTGAGGAAGGCCAGCTGCCTGGCACCTGAAAACCATGAATACCTGGAAAGTTGAAGCCTATCCTGTTAGGGAGTGTAAGGCACTGGTCCAACGGAAAACTGAGTTTAAGTGCACCCCTTCTctccaggaagagagagaaacctCAGTTCTAGCTAACTCCTTTCCTAGGCAACCTAGAGTGAGATCTCAGGATCACTTTTGAGTAGTTCTATTCATTGCCACACagaagattaagaaaaatatttcatacagTGTTAGTATAGTCTGTAATTAAAGTTCTCAATATATAGTAACTATTGTAATTAGTTCTATATGACTATTATTCCTTTTATATAAACCATTAGGAATCTCATATGGGAAGAGGATCAGAAGCAATTGACAGGGATGAACTTAGTCTTTTTTGAATccattagcaaaaagaaaaaatatatctaggagtacCTCAAACCTCACCCTCAACTCTCTGTGTGTAAATTGGACTTAAACTATGCACTAAACCAGATGGACTTAACATTTACAAAACATTTTATCCAAGAATAGCAGAACACATATTCCTCTCAAACACCCATGAATATTCTCAAGGATAGACCATAAgaactaatattgttaaaataccCATACTACCGCCcaaggtaatctacagattcaatacaatccctatcaaaattccaatggcatttttcacagaatagaAGAAACAATCCAACATTTGTGTGGAACCATAAAGAATCTAAATAGCCAAACCAATCTTGAAAGAACAAACTAGGAGGCACAGCACTTCCTGATAttaaactatactacaaagccacagtaatcaaaactgtaTGGTATTGGaattaaaaacagacacataggtcaatggaacaagaatggaaagcctagaaataaattcatacatatacagataattaatttacaataaagGAGCCAAAACCATGCAATAAccaaaggacagtctcttcaataaatgatgctgggacaactggatagccacatgcaaaCAAATGAAACTAGACCTCTCACAATACTTAACTCAAAGTATTACACCTCTCACAATCATTAACTCAAAGAAGGATTGAAGAC of Cervus canadensis isolate Bull #8, Minnesota chromosome 28, ASM1932006v1, whole genome shotgun sequence contains these proteins:
- the LOC122429429 gene encoding putative olfactory receptor 2W6 encodes the protein MGTSNGSSRTDFILLGFSDRPQLEHIISVVAFIFYIITLVGNTTIILVSYLDTQLHTPMYFFLSNLSFLDLCYTTSIIPQMLVNLWGPKKSITYGGCVLQFFFALDLGATECLLLAVMAYDRYAAVCQPLHYTVIMHPELCQKMVLIAWLGGLGSALILCSLTLKLPRCGHREVDNFFCEMPALIKMACVYSKVIEVVVFALGVVFLLVPLSLILISYGVITQAVMRIKSAVRWQKILNTCGSHLTVVSLFYGTIIYMYMKPQTSTSQDEGKFLTLFYTIVTPSLNPLIYTLRNKDVKSAIKRILWI